CCACAGATACAGCAACACGAGGCGCAAAATGCTCTCCCAGTCTTATCCTGAATCCATCGCCACGCTGGCCGCAGGCGTCAATCCTGCGACGCTGCGCGGCTGGCGCACTCAAGGCCCCCTGACCGAGTTCAAGCCCGGCGCCCATACCGCCCGGCAGGTGCTGATCCTGCGGTTGGCCAAGGAGCTGTCGGCCGCTGGCATCCCTGCCGCCACCTTCGGGGACATGGCCACCAAGGTGATCGATCAGCTCTCCACCCAGCCGAACGTCATGATCGAGCTGCTTCATGCGCCCGCTCATGAGCTGCGTGGCAAGGCCCCCATGCTGTTGATCTGGCGCGATGCCCAGGGCGCGTATCAGCACCTGCTGGCCCGGTCCCCCGACCTGTCCGGCGTGGTCCGCTGGGACGTGGTGCAGCTCTCGGAGATCATCGGCCCTGTGCTCCGCCGCGCCGATCAGCTCCAAGCCGATCTGGCGCTGGCCCAGGCCAAGGACGAGGAGTCGACCGATGCCCAGGCTTAACCACCGCGACCTGACCCGGCGCCGCTGGAAGGCATTCGATGAGGCCAAGGCCATCATGGACAAGGTCCATGGCCGCGACCTGACCGCCGCCGAGTGCAAGGTCGTCGACTCTCATATCGCCGAGATCAGGGTGTTGGATGCCCAGATCGAGACCCTGAAAAAGGACGAAGCTATGAAATCTCGTGAAGCCGTGCCGTATGGCACCGAAGGCCATATGCAGTTGAAAGACGCCAATGGCCATAACATCCCGGTCCTGCGTAAGGGCCAGCCGTTCGCCGCCCTGGCAGAGCGCAGCGAAGCGGACGAAGTCCCACTGGCTGGCCTCGTCAAGGCGATGTGCACCAATGACTGGCGTGGGCTGCCCGCCCAGGCGAAGTCAATGTCCGCTGGCACCGGGATCAGTGGTGGCCTCCTGATCGGGCAGGAGACCTCGGCCCAGATCGTGGACTTGGTCCGCAATAAGGCCCGTTGCTTCCAGGCTGGCGTGATGACGCTGCCGATGCCTGCCGGTAACCTGACCCTGGCCCGCTTGGACTCGGACGTCACTCCCGCTTGGCGTGGTGAGAATCAGACCATCGCCAATTCCGACGCCGCTTTCGGCGCCGTCCAGCTCTCGGCCAAGTCGCTGGCGGTGAACGTCAAGATGTCGCTCGAACTGGCCAGCTTCGCCAGCAACGCCAGCGATGCCTTAATGCACTCCATCTCCGAGGCCATGGCCCTGGCGATGGATGCCGCCATCCTGTCCGGTTCTGGTATTGGCCGGGAGCCGCTGGGCATCATCAACCAGCCGGGCAT
The nucleotide sequence above comes from Paramagnetospirillum magnetotacticum MS-1. Encoded proteins:
- a CDS encoding helix-turn-helix domain-containing protein → MLSQSYPESIATLAAGVNPATLRGWRTQGPLTEFKPGAHTARQVLILRLAKELSAAGIPAATFGDMATKVIDQLSTQPNVMIELLHAPAHELRGKAPMLLIWRDAQGAYQHLLARSPDLSGVVRWDVVQLSEIIGPVLRRADQLQADLALAQAKDEESTDAQA
- a CDS encoding phage major capsid protein encodes the protein MPRLNHRDLTRRRWKAFDEAKAIMDKVHGRDLTAAECKVVDSHIAEIRVLDAQIETLKKDEAMKSREAVPYGTEGHMQLKDANGHNIPVLRKGQPFAALAERSEADEVPLAGLVKAMCTNDWRGLPAQAKSMSAGTGISGGLLIGQETSAQIVDLVRNKARCFQAGVMTLPMPAGNLTLARLDSDVTPAWRGENQTIANSDAAFGAVQLSAKSLAVNVKMSLELASFASNASDALMHSISEAMALAMDAAILSGSGIGREPLGIINQPGILTQDCANHYLTDTGYGWDPFGAALGQLRARNLDETSDSLSLLVSPGIATAQDRLVDTLGRSIVPPPYMESIPRMVTNQIPVATGTPNTSWGLMGKFDSIVCGIAQNIVLEMSREAGDASASAWTSGQIWLRAMCWMDVAVLRPAHFCQIQKIGLA